The Amaranthus tricolor cultivar Red isolate AtriRed21 chromosome 2, ASM2621246v1, whole genome shotgun sequence genome contains the following window.
CCTCGTGTATCTTTTCGTGAATCATTAACATCGGAGTTGATTAGAAGACCTTCATCTATGTATAGTAATGTTGAAGATGATTCTTCATCATGTGATTCATCTTTATCAGGAGATGATGATCATAAAGGGCAAAACAATCATAGTGAAGAAATTCTAAGGAGTAATTCATATAGGACTAATACAAATGCTTCTTCTAGAAGGTTACCAAGTATAGCATTATCAAAAACTAAATCTAGGTTAATGGACCCACCATCTACCCCATATGATCAAAGATCCGGTGCGATACATCAAAAATCCGGTCAGCTTAATTTCAGATCGGGTTTTCTAGGAAACCCATCTATGtttgatgacgatgatgatgatccctTTTTCGACGACGATTTTTCCGAAGATCATGTTAAAAGTACAAAAGTTAGTACCATGATGGTTATTGAATGGGTAAGCCTTGTTTTAATCATGGGTGCTTTAGTTTGTAGTCTTGTTATACCTGTccttaggaaaaaaaaattatggagtATGAAATTATGGAAATGGGATGTTTTAATCCTTGTATTAATTTGTGGGAGATTAGTTTCTGATTGGGTAATTAGATGTCTAATGTTCCTAATTGAGAGAAGTCTTTTACTTAGAAAAAgggttttatattttgtttatggGTTAAAAAGTTCAGTCCAAAATGTTTTTTGGTTAGGGCTTGTTCTTGTAGCATGGTATTTTTTATTCGATAAAAGAATAGTAGAAGAATCTAGAAGTAAACCCTTAAGGGTTGTTACAAGACTATTGATAATTGGTGAAGTGGGTGCAATTTTATGGTTAGTAAAAACCCTATTGGTTAAAGTATTAGCTTCAAATTTTCATGTCAAAGCATTTTTTGACCGTATCCAAGATTCATTATTTAATCAGTTTGTAATCGAAACACTGTCGTCTCCTCCGTTATTTGAAATGCAACAAGTACAAGAAGAAGAGGAACAAACGATGGCAGAAGTACAATCGCTACAAAGAGCGGGGATAAATGTACCGGTTGAGTTAAGATCAAGTGTGTTTCCACGTACTAAGAGTAACATAAGTCATACTCTGACGGCTGCGCCTTCGGAAAatgggaataataataataataataataataataataataataataataataatgttggaCAAGCCCCTTACAAAAGTCCAATAGGGCAAAGTAGAAGATTTTATTCGGGTCCCATATCTAAAAAATATGATGAA
Protein-coding sequences here:
- the LOC130805771 gene encoding mechanosensitive ion channel protein 5-like; the encoded protein is MYSNVEDDSSSCDSSLSGDDDHKGQNNHSEEILRSNSYRTNTNASSRRLPSIALSKTKSRLMDPPSTPYDQRSGAIHQKSGQLNFRSGFLGNPSMFDDDDDDPFFDDDFSEDHVKSTKVSTMMVIEWVSLVLIMGALVCSLVIPVLRKKKLWSMKLWKWDVLILVLICGRLVSDWVIRCLMFLIERSLLLRKRVLYFVYGLKSSVQNVFWLGLVLVAWYFLFDKRIVEESRSKPLRVVTRLLIIGEVGAILWLVKTLLVKVLASNFHVKAFFDRIQDSLFNQFVIETLSSPPLFEMQQVQEEEEQTMAEVQSLQRAGINVPVELRSSVFPRTKSNISHTLTAAPSENGNNNNNNNNNNNNNNNNVGQAPYKSPIGQSRRFYSGPISKKYDENTGLSIDKLNRLNQKNVSAWNMKRLMRIIRHGALTTLDEQIVDTINHDDDSATHIRSEVEAKAAARKIFRSVAKPRSRYIYLDDVMRFMREDEALKTMSLFEGAIETERISKKALRNWLVKAFRDRRSLALTLNDTKSAVNKLNVMVNVIVSIIIVIIGVTSLNIITSQSLLFLSSQVVVVAFVFGNTCKNVFESIIFLFVIHPYDVGDRCEIDGVQMVVEEINILTTVFLKYDNQKIFFPNYILNTKPIYNFYRSPDMGDAIELCFHVATPGEKIALMRQRITSYIENKKEHWYPSPMIILKDVEGLHMLKIAIWLQHRMNHQDMGERWERRALLVEECVKILREMDIEFRIYPLNVNVSSLPPLTYAHVPPSSWNIPPPEGSKQIVHP